The Oncorhynchus keta strain PuntledgeMale-10-30-2019 unplaced genomic scaffold, Oket_V2 Un_contig_82_pilon_pilon, whole genome shotgun sequence genome contains the following window.
TGAGCCTGGAGCTCCAggtgtggaggtggtggtgttagtTCCTCCTGTTCCACCGACTcctccattactctctctctccaagtccATGAGAAGAGCTTCGGAATACGAAGGAACCATTTGTTGATTACAGCGAATATGCCACTCCAGCTCCGTCATGTCCACCGTGTTCACCCGCGATATCGCTCTGTAGCTCGACCCGCCGTTggcgctcctctctcctcccgtcgTTCCTCCGTTCTCCGTCACTCCGTCGCCTCCTCCGTCCTCACGGATCGTCTCCTCTCCGAACAGTTTCTCCACGTGGTAGTGTACGTACGCCGTGCGGTACTCCGACACGACCCGGAGCGGCCAGGAGAAGAGGAACactgaagctagccagaagaCCCGGGGTCGGGAATACCACGGTTGCCGGGTCGGGTCCGGGAACGCCAGGATATGCTCCCGGAAATCCACGTTCTTTAGATGCATCCCCTCTCGCGCTTCCATGTAATCGTCCAGACCCTCGTTGTCTCCGAAGAAGTGTGCTCGCTGGGTGAGGTATGCAGCCTCCGCACGGGCGCTGGCGAAACTGAAACGGAGGAACAATGGATTCACAGGACAGATTTCATAGCGCTTTTCCAGTAGCACAAACCAGTCTAAAAGGTGGGAAACTCAACTCAACAATGCTTTGTCAAAGAATATCTAGAAttccaaatgtgtgtgtgttcacctgaaACACTTGGTGAAGCGGAGCCTGACAGCTGGATGCTCCTGAAGTCCCTGGAGCTCTTTGGAGACGTCTTTAACCCGGTGGCGACCGTAGTCAAACTCAGAGCTGGAGGCGTGGGTGTTAACCCTCTCATGGTAcacctggtacagagagacaggttacaggggtaatgtagaggggttagagggggtaatgtagaggggttagagggggTAATTTAGAGGGGTTACAGAGAGACAGGTTACAGAGGTAATGTAGAGGGTTTACAGAGAGacaggttacaggggtaatgtagaggggttagagggggTAATGTAGAGGGGTTACAGAGATAGGTTACAGGGTAATGTAGAGGGGTTACAGAGATaggttacaggggtaatgtagaggggttacaggggtaatgtagagaggttacaggggtaatgtaGAGGGGTTACAGAGAGACAGGTTACAGAGGTAATGTAGAGGGTTTACAGAGAGacaggttacaggggtaatgtagaggggttagagggggTAATGTAGAGGGGTTACAGAGATaggttacaggggtaatgtaGAGGGGTTACAGAGATaggttacaggggtaatgtaGAGGGGTTACAGGGGTAATGTAGAGGGGTTACAGGGGTAATGTAGAGGGGTTACAGAGAGACAGGTTACAGAGGTAATGTAGAGGGTTTACAGAGAGacaggttacaggggtaatgtaGAGGGGTTACAGGGGGTAATGTAGAGGGGTTACAGAGAGATaggttacaggggtaatgtaGAGGGGTTACAGAGATaggttacaggggtaatgtaGAGGGGTTACAGGGGTAATGTAGAGGGGTTACAGAGAGACAGGTTACAGAGGTAATGTAGAGGGTTTACAGAGAGacaggttacaggggtaatgtaAAGGGGTTACAGAGAGATaggttacaggggtaatgtaGAGGGGTTACAGGGGTAATGCAGAGGGGTTACATAGAGacaggttacaggggtaatgtaGAGGGGTTACAGGGGTAATGTAGAGGGGTTACAGGGGTAATGTAAAGGTAATGTAAAGGGGTTACAGAGAGacaggttacaggggtaatgtaGATGGGTTACAGGGGTTATGTAGAGGGGTTACAGAGAGacaggtt
Protein-coding sequences here:
- the LOC118392680 gene encoding transmembrane protein 151B-like — translated: VYHERVNTHASSSEFDYGRHRVKDVSKELQGLQEHPAVRLRFTKCFSFASARAEAAYLTQRAHFFGDNEGLDDYMEAREGMHLKNVDFREHILAFPDPTRQPWYSRPRVFWLASVFLFSWPLRVVSEYRTAYVHYHVEKLFGEETIREDGGGDGVTENGGTTGGERSANGGSSYRAISRVNTVDMTELEWHIRCNQQMVPSYSEALLMDLERESNGGVGGTGGTNTTTSTPGAPGSDPIQGGIPAGMAHPVAFSSAYLLQSCPRCRRTTSSSSLPSRLRAPTGNQALLNGTVAAMRVNGVGGGGGGQGGGGGGGGRRVAMAEMM